The following proteins come from a genomic window of Nicotiana tomentosiformis chromosome 12, ASM39032v3, whole genome shotgun sequence:
- the LOC138902604 gene encoding uncharacterized mitochondrial protein AtMg00860-like encodes MVGKGCLSYLAFSRDVGANSPAIDSVPVVRDFPQEEHAQHLRIVLQRLRDEKLYAKFFRCYFWLSSVAFLGHVVSSERIQVDPKKIKEVQSWPRLSSTLEIQSFFGLAGYYRRFMEGFLSIASPLTKLTQKGLIFKWSDECEESF; translated from the exons atggttgggaagggttgtttatcttatttggccttttcAAGGGATGTTGGTGCTAATTCTCCTGCTATTGactctgttccggtggtgcgagattttcc ccaggaggagcatgcccagcatttgaggattgtgttgcagcggttgagggatgagaagctttatgctaagttctttaGATGTTacttttggcttagttcagtggcgttcttggggcacgtggtgtccagtgagagaattcaggtggatccaaagaagataaaagaggttcagagttggcctagactgtcCTCAACTTTGGAGATTCAGAGCTTtttcggcttggccggttattatcgtcgcttcatggagggtttcttgtctattgcatcacctttgaccaaattgacccagaagggtctTATTTTCaaatggtcggatgagtgtgaggagagcttttag